A window of the Archocentrus centrarchus isolate MPI-CPG fArcCen1 chromosome 17, fArcCen1, whole genome shotgun sequence genome harbors these coding sequences:
- the LOC115795801 gene encoding uncharacterized protein LOC115795801 has protein sequence MDAQATRTMEVAVLGRPFSLGMLYDCRQDLLVPGLTLWDCDNLEKDRREQEQPNTEFEIVASESIEDKSSALNVEASLKASFLGGLVEVGGSAKYLNDQKTSKYQARVTLKYKTTTKFQELSMNHLGRGNVKHPYVFEQGIATHVVTGILYGAQAFFVFDREVSKEEKCQEIQGSLKVMIKKIPLLSIEGEGSVKMEDKDKANVEKFSCKFYGDFNIQKPPTTFQEAVAVYQSLPTLLGANREKAVPVKVWLLPLTSLDSSAAKLVRQISIRLVQESQSVLEEFSELEMRWNDALRTSTAQQFPQISKKLKSFKEMCSEFKLEFQRTLAKKLPSIRGGGEEEAQLAEILKKRHSSPFSSKNLTEWMDCREREISILISFTNMMKNTKIVPSQNVLHEELLSAEHALCFVFTSLGKDELYLSALSNYLKEKTDLQDHHTYDVEKEQWYLSKEVADDMRKKAKLFNDFSEANKENKNIKFLTVGLTNETQEGSSIYLYKDGFAVSENFEPPSKPETVTAADINHNSVTLKISPPTFGAENITSYSLEYCVSGEDGWQQQTKPNSEEVTVTDLKPNTEYVFRCRAVTSAGVGPANVISDAIKTLPCSPPGKPQAEPISSEISVSWEKPAELGQDVQILSYIVEYAKKDGSSKINDIKWNQTISGGEKAVISGLQSETQYAVKVTCDCGVDGRSKESITVNVCTTKREFERLAEYLKHMSKKTNSKLPSVYKLPLEEEDMDIDGCRRYMFGKESMRQNRTIMLLGATGSGKSTLINGMINYIVGVEWNDSFRFKLVDEDQSSSQAHSQTSEVTVYEVNHQEGFKIPFSITIVDTPGFGDTRGVARDKEITEQIRRLFSSPNAVSEIDAVCFVTQASLARLTATQKYVFDSVLSIFGKDVADNIEMLVTFADGQESPVLEAINVSGVPCPKNDLGLPVHFKFNNSALFADNRCNKDDGEDLDEDDSSFDEMFWKMGAKSMEKFFTALGKMETKSLLMTKEVLKERKQLETAIEGLQPQVRTGLAKLEQIKRTKEKIKECEAVITSNENFEIEVDVIKPIQKQLTEKGAFITNCQICSVTCHYPCAIEQDSEKRDCASMDMNGMCVVCPGKCIWSVHFNQTYSWEYVQVKEKQTVQELKHKYEKANEEKMTVQDLIDRQEEEIAHLQDTMVTLMDQTAQCITRLQEISLRPNPLTTPEYIDMMIEGERSEAKQGYVARIKSLEEMKEKAKLISKLARQDKLRKTEEELSEERKETKEKKGFVKKALNFFGYSG, from the coding sequence GACTGACACTGTGGGACTGTGATAACCTGGAAAAAGATAGAAGAGAACAAGAACAACCCAACACTGAATTTGAGATTGTTGCATCTGAATCAATTGAGGATAAATCTTCAGCACTAAATGTTGAAGCATCCCTGAAGGCAAGTTTCTTGGGTGGACTGGTTGAGGTTGGAGGATCAGCCAAATACCTGAATGATCAGAAGACATCCAAATATCAGGCCAGAGTGACACTGAAATACAAAACTACCACAAAGTTCCAGGAACTGTCAATGAATCACCTCGGAAGAGGTAATGTGAAGCATCCCTATGTTTTTGAGCAAGGAATAGCAACACATGTAGTCACAGGTATCCTTTATGGGGCACAAGCTTTCTTTGTATTTGACCGTGAGGTttctaaagaagaaaaatgtcaaGAAATCCAGGGCAGCCTGAAGGTGATGATCAAGAAAATCCCCTTGCTTTCCATAGAGGGTGAAGGTTCTGTGAAAATGGAAGATAAGGATAAAGCAAATGTTGAGAAATTCTCCTGCAAGTTTTATGGAGACTTTAACATTCAGAAACCTCCAACAACCTTTCAGGAAGCTGTAGCAGTCTATCAAAGCCTTCCAACATTACTGGGAGCCAATAGAGAAAAAGCCGTACCAGTGAAGGTCTGGCTGTTACCGCTGACCAGTTTAGATTCTTCTGCTGCTAAACTCGTCCGACAGATCAGTATAAGATTAGTTCAAGAATCACAGAGTGTCCTGGAAGAATTCAGTGAGCTGGAAATGAGATGGAACGATGCACTGAGAACTTCCACTGCACAGCAGTTCCCACAGATcagcaaaaaactgaaaagttttaaagaaatgtgttcTGAGTTCAAGCTGGAATTTCAGCGAACTCTAGCAAAGAAACTTCCATCAatccgaggaggaggagaagaggaggctCAACTCGCTGAGATTCTGAAGAAGAGACATTCTTCACCTTTCAGCAGCAAAAACTTGACTGAGTGGATGGactgtagagagagagaaatctcCATCCTAATATCTTTCACCAACATGATGAAGAACACCAAGATCGTTCCATCTCAAAATGTTCTACACGAAGAACTTCTCAGTGCAGAGCAcgccctgtgttttgttttcacctcATTGGGAAAGGATGAACTGTACCTCTCAGCTTTATCAAactacttaaaagaaaaaacagacctTCAAGATCATCATACTTATGATGTAGAGAAGGAACAATGGTATCTTTCAAAGGAAGTAGCAGATGATATGAGGAAGAAAGCCAAACTCTTCAATGATTTTTCAGAGGCCAACAAGGAGAACAAGAACATTAAGTTCCTGACAGTCGGATTAACTAATGAGACACAGGAAGGTTCTAGCATCTACCTTTATAAAGACGGATTTGCTGTCAGTGAGAACTTTGAACCTCCTTCAAAGCCTGaaactgtgacagcagctgaCATAAACCATAACAGTGTGACACTGAAGATTTCTCCACCCACATTTGGAGCAGAGAACATCACCTCCTACTCTCTTGAGTACTGTGtcagtggagaggatggatggCAGCAACAGACAAAACCAAACTCTGAAGAAGTCACAGTGACCGATCTGAAACCAAACACAGAGTATGTGTTCAGATGCAGAGCAGTGACCTCAGCAGGTGTTGGACCAGCtaatgtaatcagtgatgccaTTAAAACTTTACCGTGCAGCCCTCCTGGAAAACCTCAGGCTGAACCAATCTCGAGTGAGATATCAGTGAGCTGGGAGAAGCCTGCTGAGCTTGGGCAGGATGTCCAGATATTGAGCTACATCGTGGAGTACGCAAAAAAAGATGGAAgttcaaaaataaatgacattaaATGGAACCAAACAATTTCAGGAGGAGAGAAGGCCGTCATTTCAGGGCTTCAGTCAGAGACACAATATGCAGTCAAGGTCACATGTGACTGTGGTGTAGATGGAAGAAGCAAGGAAAGCATCACTGTTAACGTCTGCACAACAAAGCGTGAGTTTGAACGTCTTGCTGAATACTTGAAACATATGAGCAAGAAGACAAACTCAAAACTGCCCTCAGTTTACAAGCTGCCTTTGGAAGAAGAAGATATGGACATCGATGGCTGTCGAAGGTACATGTTTGGCAAAGAAAGCATGAGGCAGAATCGTACAATAATGCTTCTTGGAGCAACCGGATCAGGAAAGTCCACTCTTATCAATGGAATGATCAACTACATTGTTGGTGTTGAGTGGAACGACAGTTTCAGATTTAAGTTAGTTGATGAGGATCAGTCAAGTTCACAAGCTCACAGTCAGACATCTGAGGTCACTGTGTATGAAGTCAACCACCAGGAGGGCTTTAAAATCCCCTTCTCCATCACCATTGTGGACACTCCAGGGTTTGGGGATACGAGAGGAGTAGCAAGAGACAAGGAGATCACCGAGCAAATCCGCAGGCTTTTCTCCTCTCCTAATGCAGTCAGTGAGATCGATGCAGTGTGTTTTGTTACTCAGGCCTCTCTTGCAAGACTAACAGCAACACAGAAATATGTGTTTGACTCGGTGCTCTCCATTTTTGGCAAAGATGTGGCAGATAACATTGAAATGCTCGTGACTTTTGCTGATGGTCAGGAATCACCAGTTCTTGAAGCAATAAACGTCTCTGGGGTCCCATGTCCCAAAAATGATTTAGGCCTTCCAGTTCACTTCAAGTTCAACAACTCAGCATTGTTTGCAGACAACAGATGCAACAAAGATGATGGTGAGGATTTAGATGAGGACGATTCCAGCtttgatgaaatgttttggaAGATGGGGGCCAAGAGTATGGAGAAGTTCTTCACTGCTTTGGGAAAAATGGAAACCAAAAGCTTGCTAATGACCAAAGAAGTGCTAAAGGAGCGAAAGCAGCTTGAAACAGCCATCGAAGGGTTGCAGCCACAAGTTAGAACTGGATTAGCAAAACTTGAACAGATTAAGAGGACAAAGGAAAAGATCAAAGAGTGCGAAGCAGTCATAACTTCAAATGAAAACTTTGAGATTGAGGTGGATGTTATTAAGCCAATCCAAAAACAGCTCACAGAGAAAGGAGCATTCATCACCAACTGCCAGATATGCTCAGTAACATGCCACTACCCATGTGCTATAGAACAAGATAGTGAGAAACGTGATTGTGCATCAATGGATATGAATGGGATGTGCGTTGTCTGCCCTGGAAAATGCATTTGGAGTGTGCACTTCAACCAGACATACAGTTGGGAGTATGTTCAAGTAAAAGAGAAGCAGACGGTGCAAGAGCTGAAACACAAGTATGAAAAAGCTAATGAAGAAAAGATGACTGTTCAGGACCTGATTGATAGGCAGGAGGAAGAGATCGCTCACCTTCAGGACACGATGGTGACCCTCATGGATCAGACAGCTCAGTGCATAACTCGTCTGCAAGAGATCAGCCTGAGGCCCAACCCTCTGACCACCCCAGAGTACATCGACATGATGATTGAAGGAGAAAGATCAGAGGCTAAACAGGGTTACGTGGCTCGAATCAAATCTTTGGAAGAAATGAAAGAGAAGGCAAAACTCATCTCCAAGCTAGCCCGACAAGACAAACTTAGAAAAACAGAGGAGGAATTATCTGAGGAGCGAAaggagacaaaagaaaagaagggcTTTGTAAAGAAAGCTCTAAATTTCTTTGGATATTCAGGCTAA